From the Acidobacteriota bacterium genome, one window contains:
- a CDS encoding DUF4105 domain-containing protein, whose amino-acid sequence MRRWIQWVAGTVVTLLLVWLGFAAIVRPSNDRDWTIDQSRLATAVVDDPLVTIRNVRNFDYKSETDLTPRWEQRTYDLRELETVWFVVEPFGGWGALAHTFVSFGFENDEYVAISVEIRKEQGESFSPFRGLLRQYELMYVVADERDLIGLRANHRRNDVFLYPIRTTPDRARAMFLDMLGRANQLAAEPEHYNTLTNTCTTNLVSHVNTIAPGRVPRLQRGVILPGHSDELALELGLIDTDLSREMIRERFRINEAAERFADDPEFSRRIRGVEE is encoded by the coding sequence ATGCGACGATGGATTCAATGGGTGGCAGGAACGGTGGTTACGCTGCTCCTGGTGTGGTTGGGGTTCGCGGCGATCGTGCGGCCGTCAAATGATCGCGACTGGACCATCGATCAGTCGCGGCTGGCGACGGCAGTCGTCGACGATCCGCTCGTCACCATCCGCAACGTCCGGAACTTCGATTACAAGTCGGAGACAGACCTCACGCCGCGCTGGGAACAGCGCACCTATGATCTCCGCGAGCTAGAGACCGTCTGGTTCGTCGTGGAGCCCTTCGGCGGCTGGGGCGCATTGGCGCACACCTTCGTCAGCTTCGGCTTCGAGAACGACGAATACGTCGCGATCTCGGTCGAGATCCGGAAGGAGCAGGGGGAGTCGTTCTCACCATTCCGAGGACTGCTGCGACAGTACGAGCTCATGTACGTCGTCGCCGACGAGCGCGACCTGATCGGACTTCGCGCGAATCACCGCCGCAACGACGTCTTCCTCTACCCTATCCGCACGACACCCGATCGGGCGCGCGCGATGTTTCTCGACATGCTCGGCCGTGCGAATCAACTCGCCGCCGAGCCCGAGCACTACAACACGCTCACGAATACCTGCACGACGAATCTCGTGTCACACGTCAACACGATCGCCCCCGGACGGGTGCCGCGCCTCCAGCGCGGCGTGATCCTGCCGGGACACTCCGACGAGCTCGCCTTGGAGCTGGGCCTGATCGATACGGACCTTTCGCGGGAGATGATCCGCGAGCGGTTCAGAATCAATGAAGCCGCGGAGCGGTTCGCGGACGATCCCGAGTTCTCCCGCAGGATCCGCGGGGTTGAAGAGTGA
- a CDS encoding bile acid:sodium symporter family protein, translated as MDIDQASFNFSPTVGIAVAVMVGFLVFAVALDLTWEQFRRILRSPRAPLIGLVAQFIILPGVAYGFGRMMADTPSIALGLLLVACCPAGALSNYLTGVARGSVATSVSMTAVSTLFSIVATPLLFGFWAAMNPATRAVLQRIEIDPKRVVMVLLIMLIVPVAAGMLIRARRPGTANRIRLWSRRVAGGVFAIVVAILLLGNIKVLGAFANSALPPVLFTFAVAAVLGWSLARVSGLVAGDRRAVTLEVAFQNVALAVGLAVAFFPNLAGVAITSILWGVVHLVFGFALAAVWARIPAVDAAKSALSPAG; from the coding sequence ATGGACATCGATCAGGCGTCATTCAATTTCAGCCCGACAGTCGGCATCGCCGTCGCGGTCATGGTGGGCTTTCTCGTGTTCGCCGTGGCGCTGGACCTGACGTGGGAGCAGTTCCGCCGTATCCTCAGAAGCCCCAGGGCGCCGCTTATCGGACTCGTCGCGCAGTTCATTATCCTGCCCGGTGTCGCTTACGGATTCGGCCGCATGATGGCCGACACGCCGAGCATCGCGCTCGGCCTGCTGCTCGTGGCCTGTTGCCCAGCCGGGGCGCTGTCGAACTACCTTACCGGCGTGGCGCGCGGCAGTGTGGCCACGTCGGTCAGCATGACGGCGGTTTCGACGCTGTTCAGCATCGTGGCCACGCCGCTGCTGTTCGGATTCTGGGCGGCGATGAATCCCGCCACCAGGGCCGTCCTCCAAAGAATCGAGATTGATCCCAAGCGGGTGGTCATGGTGCTGCTCATCATGTTGATCGTGCCGGTGGCAGCCGGAATGCTCATTCGCGCCAGGCGGCCCGGGACGGCGAACAGGATTCGCCTGTGGTCGCGCCGCGTCGCCGGGGGCGTGTTCGCCATTGTGGTGGCGATCCTGCTGTTGGGCAACATCAAGGTGCTCGGCGCGTTCGCCAATTCCGCGCTGCCTCCGGTTCTATTCACGTTCGCCGTCGCGGCGGTGCTGGGCTGGTCTCTCGCCCGGGTTTCCGGCCTTGTGGCCGGCGACCGCCGCGCGGTGACACTGGAGGTCGCGTTTCAGAACGTCGCACTGGCTGTCGGTTTGGCAGTAGCGTTCTTTCCCAACCTCGCGGGAGTGGCGATCACCTCGATCCTGTGGGGCGTGGTTCACCTCGTCTTCGGATTCGCCCTCGCCGCGGTATGGGCCCGCATACCAGCCGTGGATGCGGCCAAGAGCGCGCTTTCCCCCGCAGGCTGA